The following are encoded in a window of Manihot esculenta cultivar AM560-2 chromosome 8, M.esculenta_v8, whole genome shotgun sequence genomic DNA:
- the LOC122724373 gene encoding serine/threonine-protein phosphatase 6 regulatory ankyrin repeat subunit B-like: MERPLIEVSDSEFLLDFMLNSKCRANVRLRSLPATTPIAFKVQTSSPHKFLDFKLKVAFLLRHAVSSGDVNSVKNIIKRQRSILSELSPREAESLLRVATELADPEGMVNLLLEAGLKIDARAKADDVGFHQMDAKWQSKGWSELHVAIAFDRTDEVLDSLDSFGPLDLRDKEGRTPLHLAAGRGNIKCARVLVESGADKDAKSKDGRTALYRAAANGDHKMVEMLIEMGSDPQSQIIIAVQLLMLLGTRDM, from the exons ATGGAGAGGCCGCTCATCGAAGTATCAGACTCAGAGTTTCTTCTAGACTTTATGCTCAATTCCAAATGCCGAGCCAACGTCCGCCTCAGGTCTCTCCCCGCCACTACCCCAATAGCATTCAAGGTCCAAACTTCATCGCCGCACAAGTTCCTG GATTTTAAGCTCAAGGTTGCCTTTCTTCTCCGGCACGCTGTCAGCAGTGGGGATGTTAACTCTGTGAAGAATATAATAAAGAGGCAAAGGTCGATACTTTCTGAGTTGTCACCGAGAGAGGCTGAGTCGCTCCTTCGAGTTGCTACTGAGTTGGCTGACCCTGAGGGTATGGTGAACTTACTGCTTGAAGCTGGGTTGAAGATTGACGCACGGGCGAAAGCGGATGATGTGGGCTTTCATCAAATGGACGCAAAGTGGCAATCCAAAGGCTGGAGCGAGCTGCACGTGGCAATAGCATTTGATCGGACGGACGAAGTTTTGGATTCATTGGATAGTTTTGGGCCATTGGATTTGAGAGATAAAGAAGGAAGGACACCGTTGCATTTGGCGGCAGGTAGAGGGAATATCAAGTGCGCTAGGGTGTTGGTGGAATCCGGTGCAGATAAGGATGCTAAGAGCAAAGATGGCAGGACTGCACTGTATAGAGCAGCGGCAAATGGTGACCATAAGATGGTAGAGATGCTAATTGAGATGGGTTCTGACCCACAATCGCAGATAATCATAGCCGTTCAGCTTTTGATGTTGCTCGGGACAAGGGACATGTAA